A stretch of Paenibacillus mucilaginosus 3016 DNA encodes these proteins:
- a CDS encoding segregation and condensation protein A yields the protein MKVTVKLETFEGPLDLLLHLIDQAEVDIYDIPIKDITDQYMEYLGAMQELELEVTSEFLVMAATLLSIKSKMLLPKPPVLDLEFDDYMQDEDYDPRAELVAKLIEYRKYKAIAEHLRDKESERSLIYTREPEDLTPYTPVKPENPVEGLHVADLVRAFRKALRRMESRSSVARIRKDEISVKDRMFQVVDLLARERGPVFFSRLLEQEASKDSIVVTFLALLELMKVKKITCYQHKLFDDIVIQAREDGAANGFWADEISY from the coding sequence GTGAAAGTCACGGTAAAGCTGGAAACCTTCGAGGGCCCCCTTGATTTGCTGCTTCACTTGATAGATCAGGCGGAAGTCGATATCTACGACATTCCGATTAAGGACATTACCGATCAGTATATGGAATACCTTGGGGCGATGCAGGAGCTGGAGCTCGAGGTCACGAGCGAGTTTCTCGTCATGGCCGCGACCCTGCTCTCCATCAAGAGCAAGATGCTCCTGCCGAAGCCGCCGGTGCTCGATCTCGAGTTCGACGATTACATGCAGGACGAGGATTACGATCCCCGGGCCGAGCTCGTCGCAAAGCTCATTGAGTACCGCAAATACAAGGCGATCGCGGAACACCTCCGGGACAAGGAGTCCGAGCGCAGCCTGATCTATACGCGGGAGCCGGAGGACCTGACGCCTTACACTCCGGTGAAGCCGGAGAATCCGGTGGAAGGGCTCCATGTCGCCGATCTCGTGCGCGCCTTCCGGAAGGCGCTCCGGCGCATGGAGAGCCGGAGCAGTGTGGCGCGCATCCGCAAGGATGAGATCTCCGTGAAGGACCGGATGTTCCAGGTCGTTGACCTGCTCGCCCGCGAGCGCGGCCCTGTATTTTTCTCCAGGCTGCTGGAGCAGGAGGCGTCCAAGGATTCCATCGTAGTGACCTTCCTGGCTCTTCTGGAGCTCATGAAGGTGAAGAAGATTACGTGCTATCAGCACAAGCTGTTTGACGACATTGTGATACAGGCAAGAGAGGATGGAGCAGCGAATGGATTCTGGGCAGATGAAATCAGTTATTGA
- the scpB gene encoding SMC-Scp complex subunit ScpB → MDSGQMKSVIEGLLFVAGDEGLSAKQLAEVLEHDAAFVKELVKDLQKDLKRTQRGIQIVELAGTFQLTTVPDHAPYFERLAHSPSRSSLSQAALETLAIVAYKQPITRVEIEEIRGVKAEKALQTLVSKDLIQEVDRADAPGRPILYGTTKAFLDYFALGSIDDLPETTLFEDDENLEEETRLLFEKLEGQQITFDELALGQESR, encoded by the coding sequence ATGGATTCTGGGCAGATGAAATCAGTTATTGAAGGCTTGCTGTTTGTGGCGGGGGACGAAGGACTGAGCGCCAAGCAGCTGGCTGAAGTGCTGGAACATGATGCCGCTTTTGTGAAGGAGCTGGTGAAGGACCTGCAGAAGGATCTGAAACGGACCCAGAGGGGCATCCAGATTGTGGAGCTCGCCGGGACATTTCAGCTGACGACGGTTCCGGACCATGCCCCTTACTTCGAGCGGCTGGCCCACTCACCCTCCCGTTCCTCCCTCTCTCAAGCCGCGCTGGAGACGCTGGCCATCGTGGCCTACAAGCAGCCGATCACGAGAGTCGAGATTGAGGAGATCCGCGGCGTCAAGGCAGAGAAGGCCCTTCAGACCCTGGTATCGAAGGATCTGATTCAGGAGGTCGACCGGGCGGATGCGCCGGGCCGGCCGATCCTGTACGGAACGACCAAAGCGTTCCTCGATTACTTTGCCCTCGGATCGATCGACGATCTGCCCGAGACCACGCTCTTCGAAGACGATGAGAATCTGGAGGAAGAAACACGCCTCCTGTTCGAGAAGCTTGAAGGCCAGCAGATTACGTTCGACGAGCTGGCATTGGGCCAGGAATCGCGCTAG
- a CDS encoding DUF2953 domain-containing protein, whose amino-acid sequence MIWAWAAAGLAAIAIAALVLSQVTIQIGFSQKGKDEDITVNAKALFGLVKLKFEIPFIRFKNLQEGFEVKAKAKQVNSTAGQLLGQAMENIGPEMLRKAYENIRKLLENTLNFNEWLRHMLGRVRCTQMDWKTTVGIGDAAETAFLAGAFWGIKTSILGLLFRYIPLEGQPRLAVVPAFNQTLIAVEVMCTFRIRMAYILLSGVQLLWRVLKVKGGLKAWRNVLLPS is encoded by the coding sequence ATGATATGGGCTTGGGCAGCCGCAGGCCTGGCGGCCATCGCGATCGCGGCTTTGGTGCTGAGTCAGGTGACGATACAGATTGGTTTCAGCCAAAAAGGCAAGGATGAAGACATCACCGTCAATGCGAAGGCGCTGTTCGGCTTGGTGAAGCTGAAATTCGAGATTCCCTTCATCCGGTTTAAGAACCTGCAGGAAGGGTTTGAAGTGAAGGCAAAGGCCAAGCAGGTGAATTCAACCGCCGGGCAGCTCCTTGGCCAGGCGATGGAGAATATCGGACCGGAGATGCTGAGGAAGGCTTACGAGAACATCCGGAAGCTCCTCGAGAACACCTTGAATTTCAACGAGTGGCTGCGTCATATGCTCGGCCGTGTCCGATGCACGCAGATGGATTGGAAGACGACGGTCGGCATCGGGGATGCGGCGGAGACCGCTTTTCTCGCAGGAGCGTTTTGGGGGATCAAAACCTCGATTCTCGGGCTCTTGTTCCGCTACATTCCGCTGGAAGGACAGCCGCGGCTCGCGGTGGTGCCGGCATTTAACCAGACTCTGATAGCGGTGGAAGTGATGTGCACGTTCCGGATCCGGATGGCTTATATCCTTCTGTCCGGCGTGCAGCTGCTTTGGAGAGTGTTGAAGGTCAAGGGAGGCCTCAAGGCTTGGCGGAACGTGCTGCTGCCATCGTAA
- the ytfJ gene encoding GerW family sporulation protein has translation MTEHPIQGLMKTAMENIKEMVDVNTIVGDPVETPDGSVIMPISKVGFGFAAGGSEFVTTEEANPPGLTRHESHNAQVALPFGGGSGGGVSITPIAFLVVGKQGVKIVPLDNQTHLLERLIDSAPQVVDRIQSMMKSGGGGKSQGSEQSSSANAGATTVTNNIENQNFIV, from the coding sequence ATGACAGAACATCCGATTCAAGGTCTTATGAAAACGGCCATGGAGAATATCAAGGAAATGGTCGACGTGAATACGATTGTCGGTGATCCCGTAGAGACACCGGACGGCAGCGTAATTATGCCGATCAGTAAGGTAGGCTTCGGTTTTGCGGCAGGGGGCAGCGAGTTCGTAACCACGGAAGAGGCTAACCCTCCGGGGCTTACCCGCCACGAATCCCACAATGCCCAGGTCGCTCTTCCGTTTGGCGGCGGCAGCGGCGGCGGCGTGTCCATTACGCCGATCGCTTTTCTCGTTGTAGGCAAGCAGGGCGTAAAGATCGTACCGCTCGATAACCAGACGCATCTGCTGGAGCGCCTGATCGATTCCGCCCCTCAGGTGGTGGACCGCATTCAATCCATGATGAAGAGCGGCGGCGGCGGCAAGTCGCAGGGCTCCGAGCAGAGCTCTTCCGCAAATGCCGGTGCGACGACGGTGACGAATAACATCGAGAATCAGAACTTTATCGTGTAG